TTAGTGTTTAATGTAGACGATCCTGCAAGCTATGATGTGATGCGCTTGAAGATGAAATATGATGATGGCTTTGTGGCTTATCTGAACGGGAATGTAATGGCTTCTGCCAATGCACCTTCGGATCTGGATTGGAATGCAGGGGCTACAACCTATATCAATGATTCGGACGCCTTGCAGTTTCAGAGTATCGATGTGTCGGAGCACCTTCAGCATTTGGTTTCAGGAGAGAATGTCCTGGCGATCCATGGTTTGAACTTTAATACGAACAGCTCGGATTTTTTGATGGTACCTGAGCTTGAGGCTGGGGTTGTCGCAAATGATGTCGGGATACCGATACCAAGGTCTGCTCTGCTGACCGCCCGGCGGTATTCGGGAGGGGGCTGGAGTGCCCCCGTGGACGGCTATTACTTCGTGAACGCCGTGCCCGCAGCTTTGGGCAATCTCGTGGTTTCGGAGATTCATTACCGTCCGGAGGATGCTTCCCCTGAAGAATTGGCTGCCGGATTTTCAGACCGGGACGACTTTGAGTTTGTCGAGCTCATGAATGTGGGGGCTCAATCTATCAATTTGACCGGTGTCAGGTTTGTTCGGGTCGAGGGTGAGGGTGTTGAGTTTGATTTTTCCAATGTCTACCCTCGGGTGTTAGGCTCAGGGCAACGTATGCTGCTTGTGAAGAATCAGGCAGCCTTTGAGTTTAGATACGGGACGGCCGTATCAGCTCAGACAGTGGGATCCTTTTCCGGCAACTTAAGTAATGACGGCGAGCTGCTCACCTTACTTGCTGATGATGGGCATACGATTCAATCGATTCGTTATAACGATCAACATCCTTGGCCGACAGAGGCGGATGGTGGTGGTGAAAGTTTGATTCTCATCAGTCCCGAACGAATACCCGATAGCTCGGATTTCGGGAATTGGCGCGTGAGTAAAAGCGATGGGGGAAATCCCGGGTTCAGTGATGCCTTGCCCTATCTAGGAGGCGACTTGATTGATTACGCTTTAGAGTCTCCTTTGAAATGTGGGGTGATGGACGGAGGGGTGGTATCGGTTTCGTATGCTGAAACCTTGGGTGCTGACGACGCAAGGGTGGTTTTACTGTCATCCACGGACATGGGTAGCTGGGAGCCCTTGTCCTCCTCGATCATGGAGAAAAGCTACGTCGATGGCAAAGTCATCTGGCAGGGAGTGCTGGATAGTTCACAGGCCAGCGGCAGAGAAAAGCTCTTTTTAAGGCTGTCTGTGACTGAGAAGTAATCCCTAGATCAGCGCAAATGAAAGTGAGACTTCTCCGAGGGTGATATGGTCACCGGGGTTTAGCGGCATGGGCTGATTCGGGGTAAGGCGCTTGCCATTGACGCTGGTGCTGTTGGATGAGCCGTTGTCTCGGATGTTGAGTTGGCCATTGATCAGGCTGATTATTGCGTGGGCTTTTGAAATACTTGTGTTGTCGATGACCAGATGGGCGATGCCGGGTTTGCGGCCAATGGTGATATTTCCACCGTAGCGTTGAATCAGTTCCGGGGTTAGTTGGAAATGGATGGGTTTGCTTTTCCCAGCCTCCGGGTTGTTTCCTTGGAGTGACCATCCGTTGGGTGTGTCGGTTGCGAGTGGTGGTGCACCCGCCGCGTTGGCTGGCATCTGAGGAAATGGGTTTGCTTCAGCTGCTGAAGGTGCCTGGGGTGTTGGCGGGTTTGCGGGAGCCGGGGGAGCCGGGGGAGGAGAAGCTGGCGGTGTGGGAGGAGAGTTGACAATCTGTCCTCCATCCCAGGTCGGGCCTGAGTTGGTCGGAGGCAAGCTGCCGGGGCGGCTCTGCAGGCGGGAGACTCCGGATACGCGTTTGATATACTGGGTGTAGCTTTCGGTGGATGGCTTTTTCCTTAGTGCGACAAGTAGAGAGGTGAGTGCGGCGAGAGTAACAAGCCCGAGGACAAGCCAGATTTTCCAGTCGACGCCCCCGCCTTGGCTTGTTTCACACGGCTCATCCGTGGTGACGGCTGAAATGCTCTGTTTTTTGAGAACCGAAATGAGTTCGGTGATACGTGACGAGTTTTTGACATTATCTGCGACTGAAAATGTCAGCCCCTGAGTGTTGATGCCGATGACCCGGCCGCATTCGTCAAACAAGGGGCCCCCGCTATTGCCATGGCCGATATTGACGTCGTGGTCGATCACTTCGAGTTCGGTGCTGTATTGGGGGGTCCATTTCCGGATGAGTGTTTTGCGGACTTCTCCACTGGATACCGTCGGGTCGAGGAATTGGACGAGGTCTTTGTCCACGTTGTCCAAGACGCCTCGGCGTGAAGAATAGGCAAGTTTGATGAATTCAACTTCGCTGGGACCAATTTTATCGCTGCCTGATCGGCGGCTGGCATCTGCGGCTGTAGGAAAACCAATGGCATAGGCTTGGCTGCCTTTTTCGATTGGGGCCTCTGATAAGGTCAGGGTGTCGCAACCGATGCCGTCCACTTTGAGAATGGCAATATCAAGTTCTTTATCCGACCAGGAGACGGAGGCGTCGACGATCTCAATTTGGTTGCTGCTGACCTTGCGTGCCACCACCAGCTTACCCTTGTCCGCGCCGTCGATGACGTGGTGGTTGGTAATCAGGGTGTTTTCCCCGATGTAAAAACCGGAGCCGCTGCCGTATCCCATCGAAGATGAGGATTTCATGGCGATGATGACCCGGACGACTCCCTGTTCGGCTTTTTTTGCATCAAACCCTTCTTGTTCCTCTTGGCAGGAACAGATGAGCCCCAAGCTGAGAAGGCAAAGGATGTGGAACAATGGCCGGAATGATCGGCGTGTCGATTTACGGGGCGGGGTAGCTGGATTCATATCGGATAGGGTTATTGGGATAAGAAAATGTAGAACAAAATGATGATGTCGATCACAATGAATGTATAGAAAATAATGAGTAAGGTCGACTTGATGACAGAACGAAGTGGAGACGATTGCGGATGTGCGGGCGCCTGATGTGATTTGTTGGGGGCTGCTACTTCGGCGATCGCAATGGTGGTGTTATCACCGTCAGGACCGTTTTGTTTGACGGCTTTTGTTACCAGTCGGTTGATATGATCCTCGAGTTTCCGGTCGCGTGGTCTGCTTGGTAGAATCGGTGCCTTTGCGGGCACACTCTCCCAGTAACCGTCAGAGCAGAGAAGGAATTGGTCACCTGGTTGATAGGTGCAGGATTGGTAGTCGCTACCTTTGAAGCTCCCTCCTCCGAGGCTTTTGAGGATGCGCCCTTTATCGGGGTGGCTATTGAGCTCTTCTTCGGTGATTTTCCCTTGCTCTACCAGAAGTTGAACCACCGAGTGATCTCTGGTTCTGGTGGCAGTTTGACCATTTTGAATTCGATACAGGCGGCTGTCTCCGCAGTGGATCCAATGGGCTTCGTGCTCATCGAGATATAGTGCGACAATGGTGCTGGCTGGATTGCGTCTTTCTCCAGGGGTAAGTGCTGCTATCCGTTGGTGGGCGAGCTCTGCAATGTTCTCTAGCGATTGCCGAGGTGAGGAGAATCGGCCATGCTGATGATTCCAGATTTCATCTGCGGTTTCAATGACCGTTTTGGCTGCTGCCGCACCTCCGATATTCCCTCCGACTCCATCTGCCAGGACCAGTAGGCAGGTGTGCTCACTGGTCCATGAGTGAGCGGCGTCTTGTTGTTCTTCTCGGCCCCCAATCGAGGATGCAATGGCGATATGGATAGAGTGCATGGTCGTTATTCGATAGGTTCTGAGCTTACCCCTGTGATGACTGGTTGTCCACGGTGGTAGGTGATCTGGTAGGTGTTAAACAGATTGCCACTGTAGGCCTTTCCCGAGTTGGTGTTGCGGGTGCGGTAGTGGAGAACTGCAAATGCGGTTAAGGTGTTGCGGCCTGCACCCTTGACCCGGATGGCTTCGGTGATTTGATAACTGCGCTGGTTGTATTTCCCTGCATATTTCAAGAGGTCTTTTTTGATGTAGTCTTGAGTAGCAGATTCGATTTTGTAGTAGGGGCTTACTTGCTTATCGTAGTAATCGAGCTGTTTGAGGATGGATCCTCTGTCTGAGTTGCCCGCTTTGATGAATCGGGTGATGAATTCGACGATGTCTTTTTTCTGGGCTTCGGCATTGTAGCGGACCGATGCTTCCTCGAGGACTTCGTTGTTGATCGCGGAGATGACAGGTTTGTTGTGTTTGGTTCCGATGGAGAGTTTGCTGAGGACTTTACCTGTGCGAGATTCCACACCATTGCTAACTTCGTATTGCAGGGCTGTTTGCGTGTGGTAGAGATGGGAGGATGCGCGATCAATATGGATGTTGGTGCCTGGTGTGTAATTTCGCTCGGGCCACCGCTGGTTATAATTCCGGCTGTCGGTGTCGATGGCATTCCGAGGATACGACGGTTTACCAAAGTAGTTGACGTAGTCGGCATAATATTTGAGTTGTTGTCCGGTTTTTCCATCATTGTAGTAGTCGAGGACGAACTGCCTGATGTCGGAATGGCTGACGGGTTTGAGGTCGTTTTTATTGTCAGTTGAGTCTTGCTGGTTCTGCTGCTGTTTTGATTCGGATGTTTTTGTTTGGTGATTGGTTTCTGATTTGAGGGTGTTGGTTTGCTTCGCAGTTTGGTTTTTGTTTTGCTGTTGGTAGTGTTTGACGCCGAGATAGGTTCCCAGCGTGATGAGTCCGATTAATAAAAAGATGATGCCGCTTAGGAGCACGACCGGTTTTTGTTTGCGGTGGCGTGTTGTCTGTCGGACGGTCGATGGAGACCTGCGGTCGGGCTGATGGGGGACGGGCGGTTTCGCTTTGTTGGGGTTCGGTTTGAGGGGGGCGGTGGTTTGCTGATGGTTTGTTTGTTGATGGTTTGTTTGTTGTTTCGCCGCTCTTGGGCCGATTTGAGCTGCGATATGCCTCAATTCATCTTGCCAGATGCGAGCATTTTGAGGTCGCTGGCGTTCGCTCATCTGCATAGCGTGCGCAATGGCGTTCGAGAGTGTTGGCGAGGCTTTGCGGAGCTGGAGCAGGGGAATGCATGGATCTTTTTTTCCATGGCGCAGGGCGTTGTTGCGGTCCGGGGCCTCAGGCGGAGGCGTGCCCGTGAGCATGAAATAGGCGACGGATGCCAGGGCGTAGACATCGGACCATGGCCCCTGGTATTTTGCTTCGGTCGAGTATTGTTCGATGGGTGCGTATCCGGGGGAGATGATGGAGGTGATGGCTTGGCTTTTGAGCGCGACGAGATTGCGGGAGGCTCCGAAGTCGAGCAGGATCGGCATCTGCTTGCTTTGCTCGAGGATGATGTTTTCGGGTTTAATGTCCCGGTGTAAGATCCCGGCTTGGTGGATGGTGTTGACGGCATCACAGAGAGAGATCAATATATTGAGACATTGGCCTTCCGTGAAGGTTCCGTAGGCTGCTACGTGACCTTTGATGTCATCGCCCTGAATGTAGGGCATCACCATGTAGGCTGTGCCGTTTTGCTCAAAAAACTCAAGCATCCGGACAAGGTGGGGGTGTTTGAACTTAGCCAGAGTTCTGGCCTCTTTGATGAACGAGTCGATGGCCCAACGGAAATCATCATGCAGCGACTGGGAGTGTGCGCTTACACTGAGGTCATGATGTCGTGTTGCGATCGCCGTGGGAAGCAGCTCCTTGATGGCTAGTTCCGAGCCCGTATGAATATCTTGTGCTGCATAGGTGATACCAAAGCCACCCTTGCCGATCACCCGCGTGATTTGATAGTGATTGACAATATGTCCAGGAGGGAGCGCCAAGGCGTCCTCATCTGGGAGGTTGGGGGACATGATTTTGTAGGAGGTGTGGGTCAGGGCGAAAGGGTCGCCCGGATCAGACTGTTGAGCATACGGCCGCTGTCTTCAATGTATTCTCCGTCACCGCGGCGGGCCAGATTTTGGAGGAAGCCGGGTGCTTGATCGTCCATGTTGTCCGTTCTGGCCAAAATGGATGTCACTCTGCTGGAGATTGACGAGCGGGAGCTGTTGCTGAACTTGGAAGCCAATTGCCAGGCCTGCTCTTCGTTTTTGGCGGAAGCATCGGTGATGACCACGATGATGTGTTTCCAATTACCTGAAGTCCAACTCATTTGACTAGCCTGCTCCAGGGCGATGGATACGGACTCGGGTTTGTCCGAGTTCTTATCGGAACTTGCTTCCAGAGCATCGACGAAGCGGCTCAGGCTGCGAAACGATTGGTCGTTCATTTCTCGGATTGGAAATTTTTTGGTGACATAGGATGTGGCGCTGCTGGCCTCGACTTCATCCCGGTAAGCGACAAAACCAATTCGAATCCGTTTATTGACGAGCTTGAGGGTGTCAACCACATCCTTGAGGTTGGTTTTGATGTCCTCCAGATGGCTGTCCATGCTGCTGGTCGTGTCGCAGACGAATACAATTTCCACATCTTTCGGTTGAAGTGATGCCGCTTCGGCTTCGGCTTTTTTTTGTGCGGCTTCGTGTCGGGCCGCTTTGGCTTCCGCTTTGTTACGGGCTGCCTCCATGGTGGCCGCTGTCTTTTTTGCTTCTTCTAACTGGGCTGAGACGATTCGAGCTTTGGCTACGAGGTCATCATTCTTCATGTAGTAGGGGAAGAGGATGACAGCGATGATTACGAAGGCCCCCATAGCCGACGCAAAAAGGTCGAGCGTGGAAATACTAAAAATATTCAATTGACGGGATGGGCGCCTCATAAGTAATACCACTAGGGTAGTCTTGTGATGTGTGACAAGTTTATTTCAGTGTCATAATGTCATTTGAACGTGCATCCAAACTCTTAAGCCACTAGGCTTGTTAAATCTTATCCCCCTATAAAATGATTAGACGCTCGATTGATAGTTCACTGTTTGCCAAGGTTTTTCTGATTTGGTTTTTGATTCTAACCAAACTGATGGGTGGGTTGGATGAACGATACACTGGGGTAAGTGAAGATGTGGATAAACCGAATCTGGTTCGTTTTGAATATAAGTTGAACCCTTACGAGGAAGTTACCGGAGTCTCCGTTAAGAGTGATGCAGATGAGCTCTTTCCCAAATTGCTTTCCTATGTTGATCAGCCGGATGCCAAAACCGCAGTGTTGTTTCTCATCGATACCAGCAACCCTCGGCGGGGAAAAGAGGTTGAGCAGGCGAGAAAGTTGGTTATGGACACCTTGAGTGCTGCGGATGCCACGCGTCATGTGATCGGGGTCTATCCTTTTCATGGTCAGATCGACGAGGGGTTTGCTCCCATGGGGACGCCTTTAAAGGAACTTCAGGAAAAAGCAAAGACGATCAAGGCAAACGGGATCAACACCATTCTTTATGGTAGTGCGTTGAAGGCAATTGGTATTTTGGAAAAGACCGAGGCCGAACGTAAGGCCATTGTAATTATTTCGGATTGGAAAAGTGAAGACAATGTCATGGATGCAAAGGGCTTTGTGCAGAAGGCCGAAACATTACTTCGAAATGGTAAGATTGTTTGCCATAGTGTGATTCTTGCAGAAGAGGATCAGAGTGAAGTGGATACGGCTGAGCATTTGGCTGAGTCAACCGGAGGGCAGGTAGTCAAGGTGTCGAAAAAGAATCTCCGGATCCCGGCATCTTTTGCTGGAGAGTTGCTGTTGCATTTGGAAAGTGGTGGGCAGGCTGTGGTTGATCTGACAGGTCGGGAACAAGCCGCCAAGGTTGTCTTCGAAGTGCAAACAAAATCAGGCGCTACTTATCCTTATACCTATGACCGTCAAGCGAAGACGGGAGGGGCTTCGGACGTTGTTGATCCAAAGAACCCCCAAGCGACAGATCCTGATGCTGATCCTGGTGCCGCTGTTGATCCTGATGAGGATACCAGTGGTGGCGATGCTCCGGGGGATACGACGAACCCTGATGAGGCTCAAGGACCTGACCAAGGTTCGGCGTCGTCAGATGATGGGGCAGCTGGGTCTGATTCGAAATCAACGAAATCGGAAGAGGGTGGTTTTCTTGGGCTGCCAATTTGGATGGTGCTTTCCGGTGTGGGAGTAGGTGTCGTTGTTCTGGTGATTTTGATTGTTCTGATTCTGCGCAATAAAGAGGAAGATGTTTTTGAGCAGGATTATCAGGCTCAGGATCTGGATGGGGACAACCCGTTTGTTGTTGATGATGCCGTAGATCCGGTTGACGCTCCTGAGAACGATCCATTGCAAGTGCCTGCTCTGTATGCCGCTGAGTTTGAGCTCGGCAATGGGACGGCCATTTGTAACACCTTGCCGGATCCTGGAGAGGAGGTTGCGGCCTACCTCAAATTTGGAGAAGCAGGCTCACGCGGTGTGTATCCGATTGCCAAGACCGCGGTTCGCATTGGCCGGGGGCAGGACAACGATCTGTCATTGAAAAATGACAGTGTGTCGAGGCATCATGCTGAGATTCTGAACAAACGCGACGGAAGTTTTTCCATCACTGATCTGGACTCCGGGAACCGGGTCTACGTGAATGGTGAGGAGATTACTCAGGCCTCGCTGCAGGTAGGCGATGTGGTCGAGGTCGGGGAAGTCACATTTACTTTTGATCTCGAGGCCTGATTTGAAAGGAGTCCTTCAAATGTTTATTCACTGCGATTATTGATTTCCCTATGGAACGATTATTAACGGCGATTATCGCCATCATGTTGGGTATTGTAACGGTGGTTGTACTGAACCTCTCGTTGACGGGCGGTGAGACCGCCGCGATGCTACTGATCAACAAGTCAGATAACGCGTTGGTCTGGGTATCTGAGCAGGCATTAATGTGGATGTTTTTTTACCTTGGCTTGGGAGAGTTGGTCTTACGTTTTCTCGCCTCGAGCAAAGAGGGAAAACAAACCAAGCGCAACCTGCTTCCCGAGGAGGATTCTGTGATATTGACCTCCAAGGAATTGCCCGCTGTTTATACCAGGGCCAAACAGGCGGGGAGCGCGTATTTACCCCGCTTGATTCAACGAGTGGTCCGCCAATTCCAAATTTCGCAATCAGCAGATCAGGCCAACAGTGTGCTGGATTCCAGTATGGAGCTTTTCCTGCATGAGATTGATTTAAAATACAATATGCTCCGATACATTATGTGGGTGATTCCTACGATTGGCTTTATTGGAACGGTTCGAGGGATTGCTTTGGGCTTGAGTACCGCAGCCGCGGAATCTCATAAGGGCAATACCGATGATTTGCTTTATGTGGTGTCGACCGATTTGGCGGTTGCTTTTTATACGACCATGCTGGCGCTGGTGATGTCCGGTGTGCTGGTTTTGATCATGCATATTTGCCAAGGCCGGGAAGAAGGTGGTCTGAACCGCTCCGGGCAGTATTGTATCGACCACCTGATTAATAAACTCTACAATCCACAACCATCATAAACCAAATAGACGACTATGGACTCTGACGCCGATAAAACCCGAATGATCCGAAGGAGCCGTCCAGCCAGCGATGCTGGGACGCCTGCTACCCCACCGAAATTGCCCGACACTTCTCATCACGACCCGGATGCAACCCGTATTATTCAGCCCAATCAAGCGCCTCAACCCAGTTTGCATCAAGTTCCTGAAACAGGGGGGATCGATGACGATGCGACCCGTCTGATTGCGCAACCGAATCCTGGTCTTGATCCAGGGGCACCACAAAGTGCAGGAGTGGATGATTCCGATAAAACCAAATTGGTGCGTCGGTCTTCCGGGGGTGCGGCAAGTGTTGCCACCACAGGCTCATCGCAAGGGCCCGGAACTTCCATGGACGATCCTGTGACCGGATGGTTGGTGGTTATTGACGGACCGGGTAAAGGGAATCAGGTGGCCATTGGTGAGCAGGATAATCATGTTGGCCGGTCAGGAGGGGCAGACGGGGCCCGGGTTTGTTTGGATTTTGGCGATCACGGTATCTCCAGGAACAATGCCTTTGTGCTACGCTATGATCCTAAAAAGCGCCGCTTCAAAATTTTGCCAGGGGAGGGAGCCAACATTGTTTATTTGAACGATGATGATTTGGATGTCCCCACGGAAATAAAAGCGGGAGATGTGATTGAACTCAGCGATACCAAATTACGTTTTGTGCCGTTTTGCGGACCTGAATTTGATTGGGTCGACACGGAGTAAGGCCGCGGGGTTCGATTCTGAGGACATGATTCATGTTTGAAGTAGAGAGAGATTTTGCTGGTTTGCAGCGTCCGGGGGCTCGTCCGTATCAGGAGGATTCCCAGGGCTTTGCTGTGCTCTCGGAACGTGAGGACGGCGGGATTGAAACCTTGCTGGTTGTCTTGGCTGATGGCATGGGGGGTGAAAATGCCGGTGATTATGCAAGCCAAACAGTGGTTGATACCTTTGTTGCCTATTGTCATACACACTATCATTCGGATCGGGTTCCAGAGATGTTGACAAGCGCGATGCAGGTAGCCAATGAAAAGGTGGCAGATGCCATTGTTCGCAAACCTTCATTGGAGGGCATGGGGTCTACCTTGCTTGCCGCTGTGGTGAGCGAGGACTCTTTGTATTGGCTCAGCGTCGGAGACTCACCGCTTTATTTGTTCCGTGACGGGAAGTTGAGTCAGATCAACGAGGATCATTCGATGATGCCGGTGTTGTTGAAGCTCGTTGAAGAAGGGGATTTGGAAGAGGCTGAGTTGGCGACACACCCTGACCGGAACGTGTTGCGATCAGCGATTATCGGGGATGAAATTGAACTGATTGACTGCCCCGATCAAGCAATTGCCATGCAAGCGGGTGATGTGCTGCTTGTGGCATCAGACGGATTGCAGACTCTGGAGAAGGAGGAGATCGAATTGCGGCTCACGCGGCATAAACAGCTGCCCGCAGATGGGCTTGCCCGGATTCTCTTGCGTGCTGTTGAACGTGCAGCGAACCCTAAACAGGACAATGTTTCGATTAACGTTGTTTGTCTACCCGGTCTGACCCGAACAGGGGATGTGGATGAAGATTGGATGAGTAAAACCCGTATCTTACGGCGCGGTGAGGAGGGGTGATCCCGAGCTGGGTTTCTCCGAGTAATGGTTAATACCTGACGGATGTGACGTAAGGTTTTCCTTTTTGGAAGCGGACTTTGACCCGTTCGTCACGAGTGGTTTTATGGGTTCCTTTGATGACATCCGTTTTACAGACAAAGGTAAAGGTCGTGCCTTTGCCTGAGGCCGCATCCGTGATGTGCTTGAAGTCTGAATACGAGCGGGCTGTATAGATTCTGGTTCCATGTTTTGCCCGGGATGTTTTTATTTTTTGTGTGATTTCCGCCCGGTTAAGCGTCCGGTCGCCATAGTATTCAGTGCTGTCTGAGTAGTAGGCCGCTTCGCCTGCCGGGGATTCACCACCCTCGGAGTCTCCCGCAGTGAGCCGTTTTTGATTAAATTCTTTGAGTCGTTCGATCAGGGCGTCGTCGTCAAAGCTTCGGTCGTCTTCATCATCTTCTCCATCCTGGTCATCATCTCGTTTAATGCTCTTGTGTGACCCGATCAAAGGAATGCCATTAAATTCGGCAATAGCAAAGAGTCCTTTTCGTTTCCCTTTAATGGTGAAGATTCCATCGCTCCATTCGTAGGTGTATTTGATCGAGACGACCCACGTTTGTTTGGAGTCTGAGAGGCGGGATGTTACAGAGTCGGGGTCAATGGTGTATGACCTGATTGACCAATGGGAGAACAGCTCGGAGGTTTCTTTTGCTATCTCTGTTCTGGATTTGTGGTTCTCCTGATCGTCACCCCAGTAGACCTGGGTGTGTAGTAGTTTCATTTGTTCGGCAGTGCTGTGCCTGCTGCTCCCTTTGTTGATGAAAGCTTTTGCGACGGCAATGGCTTCTTCTTTTGTTATCCCTTCTGGGGCCTCCTTTTGAGGGGATAGCTTGATTGCTGGCAAACTGATCGGGCTGCCGATGCTGTTCATCTCGAACTTCTTTGTAGATTCCTGGAATCCCTGCGCTTTTACCGTCAATGTGTTTGGACCCTCTTGGTTTGCCCGGAATGAGCCTGATTGAAGTTGGATTTTTTTTCCGTTTAGATAGAGGTCTGCTGTTTTCGGTTCTACAGTGATAGAGACGAGGGATTGATTTTTTTGAATGAACTTATCTGCTTTTTTGATGGATGCCTTGGCCTTGTCCTTCAGTGATTCGGGTATGTCTTCTCCTTTGAGCTCCTGGTTTGCATAGTAGATATTTTGATACTCTTCATCTGCGAGTGCTTCATTAAGATCATCAATGAGGTCTACAATTTTTGTTGATTGTTTGTCAGGTTTGAGTGTGACCGACCCCAGTTCGATGACGCCGTCGATCTCTTTGACGTTGAAATTAATCGATTGTGGTCGATAGCCATCAGCGGTAATTCTCAAGGTGCGGTTACCGAGCCCTTTGACTTTGATGCTGCCATTCTTCAACGGGCATGGCGTGCCATTGATCGAAGTGGTGACTGCCCTCGGCTGGATATTGATTTTCACACTGGTGAGAGAGTTTTCGACCAGATGCGAGTATTGTTTTTTGAGCTTGTCGTAGTGGCTTTGCTGTTCCGGCGTCAGGCTGTTTCGTTCGATCCCGTCGAGAATGGCAAGTGCTTTTTCATGTTGCCTGACATCCAGATAGGTTTCTGCCTGGGTGAGTTTTTTAGGAGTGGTGGTGTCG
This genomic stretch from Oceaniferula marina harbors:
- a CDS encoding trypsin-like peptidase domain-containing protein, coding for MNPATPPRKSTRRSFRPLFHILCLLSLGLICSCQEEQEGFDAKKAEQGVVRVIIAMKSSSSMGYGSGSGFYIGENTLITNHHVIDGADKGKLVVARKVSSNQIEIVDASVSWSDKELDIAILKVDGIGCDTLTLSEAPIEKGSQAYAIGFPTAADASRRSGSDKIGPSEVEFIKLAYSSRRGVLDNVDKDLVQFLDPTVSSGEVRKTLIRKWTPQYSTELEVIDHDVNIGHGNSGGPLFDECGRVIGINTQGLTFSVADNVKNSSRITELISVLKKQSISAVTTDEPCETSQGGGVDWKIWLVLGLVTLAALTSLLVALRKKPSTESYTQYIKRVSGVSRLQSRPGSLPPTNSGPTWDGGQIVNSPPTPPASPPPAPPAPANPPTPQAPSAAEANPFPQMPANAAGAPPLATDTPNGWSLQGNNPEAGKSKPIHFQLTPELIQRYGGNITIGRKPGIAHLVIDNTSISKAHAIISLINGQLNIRDNGSSNSTSVNGKRLTPNQPMPLNPGDHITLGEVSLSFALI
- a CDS encoding PP2C family protein-serine/threonine phosphatase, producing MHSIHIAIASSIGGREEQQDAAHSWTSEHTCLLVLADGVGGNIGGAAAAKTVIETADEIWNHQHGRFSSPRQSLENIAELAHQRIAALTPGERRNPASTIVALYLDEHEAHWIHCGDSRLYRIQNGQTATRTRDHSVVQLLVEQGKITEEELNSHPDKGRILKSLGGGSFKGSDYQSCTYQPGDQFLLCSDGYWESVPAKAPILPSRPRDRKLEDHINRLVTKAVKQNGPDGDNTTIAIAEVAAPNKSHQAPAHPQSSPLRSVIKSTLLIIFYTFIVIDIIILFYIFLSQ
- a CDS encoding serine/threonine protein kinase gives rise to the protein MSPNLPDEDALALPPGHIVNHYQITRVIGKGGFGITYAAQDIHTGSELAIKELLPTAIATRHHDLSVSAHSQSLHDDFRWAIDSFIKEARTLAKFKHPHLVRMLEFFEQNGTAYMVMPYIQGDDIKGHVAAYGTFTEGQCLNILISLCDAVNTIHQAGILHRDIKPENIILEQSKQMPILLDFGASRNLVALKSQAITSIISPGYAPIEQYSTEAKYQGPWSDVYALASVAYFMLTGTPPPEAPDRNNALRHGKKDPCIPLLQLRKASPTLSNAIAHAMQMSERQRPQNARIWQDELRHIAAQIGPRAAKQQTNHQQTNHQQTTAPLKPNPNKAKPPVPHQPDRRSPSTVRQTTRHRKQKPVVLLSGIIFLLIGLITLGTYLGVKHYQQQNKNQTAKQTNTLKSETNHQTKTSESKQQQNQQDSTDNKNDLKPVSHSDIRQFVLDYYNDGKTGQQLKYYADYVNYFGKPSYPRNAIDTDSRNYNQRWPERNYTPGTNIHIDRASSHLYHTQTALQYEVSNGVESRTGKVLSKLSIGTKHNKPVISAINNEVLEEASVRYNAEAQKKDIVEFITRFIKAGNSDRGSILKQLDYYDKQVSPYYKIESATQDYIKKDLLKYAGKYNQRSYQITEAIRVKGAGRNTLTAFAVLHYRTRNTNSGKAYSGNLFNTYQITYHRGQPVITGVSSEPIE
- a CDS encoding VWA domain-containing protein translates to MRRPSRQLNIFSISTLDLFASAMGAFVIIAVILFPYYMKNDDLVAKARIVSAQLEEAKKTAATMEAARNKAEAKAARHEAAQKKAEAEAASLQPKDVEIVFVCDTTSSMDSHLEDIKTNLKDVVDTLKLVNKRIRIGFVAYRDEVEASSATSYVTKKFPIREMNDQSFRSLSRFVDALEASSDKNSDKPESVSIALEQASQMSWTSGNWKHIIVVITDASAKNEEQAWQLASKFSNSSRSSISSRVTSILARTDNMDDQAPGFLQNLARRGDGEYIEDSGRMLNSLIRATLSP
- a CDS encoding FHA domain-containing protein, whose translation is MIRRSIDSSLFAKVFLIWFLILTKLMGGLDERYTGVSEDVDKPNLVRFEYKLNPYEEVTGVSVKSDADELFPKLLSYVDQPDAKTAVLFLIDTSNPRRGKEVEQARKLVMDTLSAADATRHVIGVYPFHGQIDEGFAPMGTPLKELQEKAKTIKANGINTILYGSALKAIGILEKTEAERKAIVIISDWKSEDNVMDAKGFVQKAETLLRNGKIVCHSVILAEEDQSEVDTAEHLAESTGGQVVKVSKKNLRIPASFAGELLLHLESGGQAVVDLTGREQAAKVVFEVQTKSGATYPYTYDRQAKTGGASDVVDPKNPQATDPDADPGAAVDPDEDTSGGDAPGDTTNPDEAQGPDQGSASSDDGAAGSDSKSTKSEEGGFLGLPIWMVLSGVGVGVVVLVILIVLILRNKEEDVFEQDYQAQDLDGDNPFVVDDAVDPVDAPENDPLQVPALYAAEFELGNGTAICNTLPDPGEEVAAYLKFGEAGSRGVYPIAKTAVRIGRGQDNDLSLKNDSVSRHHAEILNKRDGSFSITDLDSGNRVYVNGEEITQASLQVGDVVEVGEVTFTFDLEA
- a CDS encoding MotA/TolQ/ExbB proton channel family protein, which produces MERLLTAIIAIMLGIVTVVVLNLSLTGGETAAMLLINKSDNALVWVSEQALMWMFFYLGLGELVLRFLASSKEGKQTKRNLLPEEDSVILTSKELPAVYTRAKQAGSAYLPRLIQRVVRQFQISQSADQANSVLDSSMELFLHEIDLKYNMLRYIMWVIPTIGFIGTVRGIALGLSTAAAESHKGNTDDLLYVVSTDLAVAFYTTMLALVMSGVLVLIMHICQGREEGGLNRSGQYCIDHLINKLYNPQPS
- a CDS encoding FHA domain-containing protein, with amino-acid sequence MDSDADKTRMIRRSRPASDAGTPATPPKLPDTSHHDPDATRIIQPNQAPQPSLHQVPETGGIDDDATRLIAQPNPGLDPGAPQSAGVDDSDKTKLVRRSSGGAASVATTGSSQGPGTSMDDPVTGWLVVIDGPGKGNQVAIGEQDNHVGRSGGADGARVCLDFGDHGISRNNAFVLRYDPKKRRFKILPGEGANIVYLNDDDLDVPTEIKAGDVIELSDTKLRFVPFCGPEFDWVDTE